TCGTCGTTCCCATTGCATCGTTGTCGCTTTCGAACCCGTTCGTGTCATCCGGGAACGTCGGGTCCTGTTGCAGCACGAGGAATTGCAGTTTCCCCGAATAACCCAAATCCCAATCGAAGCCGTCGTCCTGGTTGTGCGTGCAAACCAAGTGCTTGGCATTCACCGTTCCGCCGAAAAACTCGAAACAGTCGTCGAGCGTATTGCGGACCTGCACGTATTCCACCTGCGTCTTCGAACCGACGCCGCCAAACGTCAATCCATTGACCTCGTTGTTTTGCGAAAGCAAGATGCCGCTGAATTCGATTCGCACGTACTTCAAGATGCCGCTGTCGTCATCGGCCACATCGCCACCGTATTGCGTTTCGGGCGTCGGATTGAGCCCCTCGATATTGGCTTTACCGCCGGGAACGTTGATCGGCGCCCTGCCGAGCACGATGACGCCACCCCAATCACCCGCTTGACGATCACCGGCGGACGCTTGGCTCGTGAAGACAATGGGTTCGTCCGCGGCTCCCTCAGCAATGATTTTTGCACCGGGATCAATGATGAGCGTACCGAGTGTTCCTTTGTCGCCCACGATGGTCGTGCAAGGTTCAATCGTGAGCGTCGCACCCGCGCGCACGTGAACCTTGTGCTTCAAGGTCCAAATCTTGTCGGATGTCAAGGTGACATCGGTCTTGATTTCGTATTCATCGTTGACCGCATCGAAGAGGGTCGCTGCGATTTCGGCGGCCCCAGGATTCGGAGCGCAATTCGATGTCCCACCACCGCCCGAACCGCCCGAACCTCCCATACCACTGCTGCTCGAACTGCTGGAGCTGCTGCTGGACGACGTTCCTCCCGTCGGAGGCTTATCATTATCGGGATCACCGCAAGCGGCGAGTAGCGTTATGGGAAAAGCGAGCGCCAGAATCGAAGTGTTTCGTCGAGTATTCATGGTTCCTCCTGGATTGCGGGCAGCATCATGGAGGGTCGACGTGACGTTTTTGCGGTGCAATGGAAACAATTTCGCGACGTATCAGTTTTGCATCGTCGCGCTGAGCGTGAACGTCGCGCCGGGTTGAAATTCGCCTACGACATTCGAACCATCGCCTTCCGCATCCGGTCCTTGGGTAAACCGCACGGGGGCAAACAACAGATTTTCCGCCGCAAGTTTCAGGTCCACGTGCTTGCCAATTCGTTGCGCCACGGTGACATCGACGACGTGTCGCGGTTGTTCGTACACGTCCGCCAAACCGTATGCACCGACTTGCGTAATGCGTCGCCCGAAGACGTTGTACAGCAATCGAAATCGCGTACCGCTTTTGTCGTTGGCATAATCGGCACCAAGATTGACCACGAAGGGTGATTGACCCGCCAGCGGCCTTTCATTGTTCGTTTGCAGTCCAACTTGTGACTCACCAAGCGAAACTCGAGAATACACGAGCGTCAGGTTTGCCAGGGCGCCCCAATTCGCGAGCCGCTGATGCGCAAAACCAAGGTTCTTGCGCAATTCGAGCTCCACGCCCGCGTTTCGAGCTCCCTCGGCATTTTCGAAGCTATCGGTCCCGCGATTGCCCGCGGGCAGAATCACCTTTTCGATGGGCTTTTTGAATTCTTTGTAGAACACACTGACCGCGGCGACCTCCGAAAGTGTCGGAAACCATTCGAAGCGCGCGTCGAGGTTCACGATGGTCGTACGATCGAGGTTTGGATTGCCGTACACGTCGCGCGCGCCGAAGTATTCCGTAAAGAGAAACGGCGCAAGCTCGCGCAGTTGCGGGCGCGCGACCGTGCGCGTGGCGGAGAAACGCAGATTGGAGTTCGGCGTCGTCTTGAATACGAGGTTTGCCGACGGAAGGAGGTCCACCGTGGCCAGCGTGCTCTTCGATCGAATTGTCGGATCGAATCGGTCGAAGGATTCCAATACCTGCGTCGACGCTTCCACTCGCGCGCCAAGAATCACGCGCATCCACCGCGTCGGGGCCGTATCCGCCATTGCATACCCAGCAAAAATGTTTTGCTCGGCCACGTACGAATCGCTCGTTCGCGTCCATTCGTCGAGCTCCAGCGCGGGGCCGATGTTTTCCGGAACGAACAATTCGTCCGGGGATTTCGCATAATCGAAACCAGGTGGG
The Polyangiaceae bacterium genome window above contains:
- a CDS encoding TonB-dependent receptor; its protein translation is MLNDYRIETGLDTVTWGGYGGLTYRYAKDHKVSLIGLHTRSSENEAREIEGFNEDAGMTIYDTRLRFTSRALTFGQLTGEHKLRSMSDATLDWSLTLSSASSSDPDMRENVYQLAEGGRKVWDDGTQSGLHFFGNQSEMIYGGLVNWTQPLVKGDAPTRLEFGGLALVRSRDFEARRFRFLARNPPGFDYAKSPDELFVPENIGPALELDEWTRTSDSYVAEQNIFAGYAMADTAPTRWMRVILGARVEASTQVLESFDRFDPTIRSKSTLATVDLLPSANLVFKTTPNSNLRFSATRTVARPQLRELAPFLFTEYFGARDVYGNPNLDRTTIVNLDARFEWFPTLSEVAAVSVFYKEFKKPIEKVILPAGNRGTDSFENAEGARNAGVELELRKNLGFAHQRLANWGALANLTLVYSRVSLGESQVGLQTNNERPLAGQSPFVVNLGADYANDKSGTRFRLLYNVFGRRITQVGAYGLADVYEQPRHVVDVTVAQRIGKHVDLKLAAENLLFAPVRFTQGPDAEGDGSNVVGEFQPGATFTLSATMQN